One genomic region from Parerythrobacter aestuarii encodes:
- a CDS encoding YadA-like family protein — protein sequence GATAVGREANAGFDNSTAIGYQATTTAANQVTLGGTGSSVRIGDVAASTAAQSGPVEAVTVDGNGVLGTTAVASAAAVRDVQAGLGYLAAVSDQQFSALSGRVSGLENGFANVNFRLDELDESTSGGIAAAMAFGGTMIVPESNVSVSVNASTYQGEQGFAGTVTARVAPKVYVSAGVAGSTARNSTGGRVGVAFGF from the coding sequence GGAGCCACGGCGGTTGGCCGCGAAGCCAATGCCGGCTTCGATAACTCGACCGCGATCGGTTACCAGGCCACCACCACGGCGGCCAACCAGGTCACGCTGGGAGGGACCGGGTCGTCGGTGAGGATCGGCGATGTCGCTGCGTCCACCGCTGCCCAGAGCGGGCCGGTCGAAGCGGTCACGGTCGATGGCAATGGTGTGCTTGGTACCACGGCTGTTGCCTCGGCTGCCGCAGTCCGCGACGTCCAGGCCGGGCTCGGCTATCTCGCGGCGGTCTCCGACCAGCAGTTCAGCGCGCTCAGCGGAAGGGTATCGGGGCTGGAGAATGGGTTTGCCAATGTGAACTTCCGGCTCGATGAGCTCGACGAAAGCACATCTGGCGGGATCGCCGCTGCGATGGCCTTTGGCGGAACCATGATCGTCCCTGAAAGCAATGTTTCCGTCAGCGTCAACGCTTCGACCTACCAGGGTGAGCAGGGATTTGCCGGAACAGTCACGGCCCGTGTCGCGCCCAAGGTCTACGTCTCAGCCGGTGTTGCCGGATCGACCGCCCGGAACTCCACGGGTGGACGGGTCGGAGTAGCGTTTGGGTTCTAG
- a CDS encoding mechanosensitive ion channel family protein: MFKRYNPSNWELDWVAVGESAMIVALAVSAAYLLYRVVFAIAYRITRSSDTPIDDMVLRKIQRPIKWAMIAVSITLVAEANATLASIWEPIARFVRPAIMGWIAYTLVKAFAAGLEYRLEVREEGEAIDLAASRSRKTRIAILSRTATFAIVFITVGLMLLSIPGVAAIGTTVLASAGLAALAVGAAAQPALKSLIAGLQMALTEPLRIGDLVVVDGHTGRVEEIRMSFITVRTWDERVIIVPTSRFLEQSFENWSRKSEMLTGPVFLHLDPIAEIEPIRIEFERFVKAHPLWDQRNIGLLMTDAYPESIALRLSMSSKTIGDLFQLRCDVREHMLEWLRANQPNALIRHRLELPGGHPKAEEPQLP; this comes from the coding sequence ATGTTCAAACGATATAATCCTTCAAATTGGGAGCTCGATTGGGTTGCCGTCGGCGAATCCGCGATGATCGTCGCTCTCGCTGTGTCAGCCGCCTACCTTCTGTACCGGGTTGTCTTTGCTATCGCCTATCGGATCACGCGATCTTCCGACACTCCGATTGACGACATGGTGCTGCGCAAGATCCAGCGTCCGATCAAATGGGCAATGATCGCCGTCTCGATCACTCTCGTTGCGGAAGCCAATGCTACGCTCGCTTCGATCTGGGAACCGATCGCCCGCTTCGTTCGCCCGGCGATCATGGGCTGGATCGCCTATACGCTGGTCAAGGCTTTTGCTGCCGGGTTGGAATATCGGCTCGAAGTTCGCGAAGAAGGCGAAGCGATCGACCTGGCAGCATCACGCAGCCGCAAGACGAGGATCGCCATCCTCTCGCGTACGGCGACATTTGCCATCGTCTTCATTACCGTCGGGCTGATGCTGTTGAGTATCCCGGGCGTGGCCGCAATCGGGACGACAGTCCTCGCCTCGGCCGGTCTTGCTGCCCTGGCTGTCGGTGCCGCTGCGCAACCTGCCCTGAAGTCGCTGATTGCCGGATTGCAGATGGCCCTGACCGAACCCTTGCGGATCGGCGACCTCGTCGTCGTCGACGGGCATACCGGGCGGGTCGAGGAAATCCGCATGAGCTTCATTACCGTGCGGACATGGGATGAGCGCGTTATCATCGTGCCGACCAGCCGCTTCTTGGAACAGAGTTTCGAGAACTGGTCGCGCAAGAGCGAGATGCTGACCGGACCGGTCTTCCTACATCTTGACCCAATCGCCGAGATCGAGCCGATCCGCATCGAGTTCGAGCGCTTCGTCAAGGCCCACCCACTTTGGGACCAGCGCAACATCGGCCTGTTGATGACCGATGCTTATCCAGAGAGCATCGCATTGCGGCTGTCGATGAGTTCCAAGACGATCGGCGACCTGTTCCAGTTGCGGTGCGATGTCCGCGAGCACATGCTGGAATGGCTTCGCGCAAACCAGCCAAATGCGCTGATCCGGCACCGTCTCGAATTGCCCGGGGGCCATCCGAAAGCGGAAGAACCACAACTGCCCTAG